GCGGCAGTTTTCACTGTCACCACGCGTACGATGCCGTCTGCGCCTGGATGGACCTTGATCACCCTGCCAAGAGGCCATTGAATATAGGGCACGTAGTCTTCTCTCAGGAGAACGATGGTACCCTCCTTGATGGAATGCGAACCATTGGCCCATTTGTTTCGGTTGGTCAGCTCATTTAGATATTCACGATGCCACCTTGTCCAAAAGTGCTGCTTAATCTTCTGGATGTGTTGCCAGCTGGAGAGGCGATTGGATGCGGTGGACCTGAAATCTCGCTCTCGCACACAAGTTAGTGAATCGCCGATTAGGAAATGACCTGGTGTGAGGACGAGGAGATCGTGAGGGTCGGAGGAGATGGGAGTTAGAGGACGAGAGTTCAAAACGGACTCTATTTCTGTGATTAATGTGTTAAAATTCTCAAAAGTAAATAACTCTGCCCCTGCGACAcgttttaaatgatatttgaaGGACTTAACAGCTGCTTCCCACAAGCCTCCGAAGTGTGGAGTACGTGGTGGAATGAAATGCCAATTGATGGCTCGATCTGTAAGAAAGTGTTGGACTCGATTATGATGGTCGTCTGAACGCAAGAGCTCGCGGAGTTCACGCAACTCATTGTTTGCTCCAATGAAATTTGTCCCATTGTCCGAGTACAGGTTGCAACAATATCCTCTTCTTGCGATGAAACGTCGAAGTGCCGCGATGAAGGCTTCGCTAATTAGGTCACTCACGACCTCGAGGTGTACTGCTTTTATTGCGAGGCAAACAAACACGGCTACATAAACTTTTATACGCTTACGGTTTCGCTGATTTCTATCTTTGATAAAAAACGGTCCACAGTAATCCACTCCGACGTTCGTGAATGGGCGAGTCTCTGTAACTCTCGCCTTCGGTAGATCGCCCATGATGTAATCCACCGGGGGTGGGTGAGCTCGACGACAGCGTATGCAACATTTTAATGCTTGCCACACTTGGCTTCTACCGTCTATTGGCCAGTATCTCGTCCGGATTGCGTACAAGCTGGCCTGCACGCCAGCATGCAGCTGAGCACGGTGTTCGCTTTCGATGATTAACCTGGTTATGTTCGTTTTCGGAAGAATGATCGGGTGTTTCTGATGAAATGGCATAGAAGAGTGCCTTAGTCTACCGCCGACGCTCAAGATTCCGTTCTGGTCCAGGAATGGGTTCAGACGCTGGAGCCTGCCTTTTATTGTTCCAGTTTGATTGTTACCGATTTGTTGAAGTTCCTTGGCGAAATGTAGTTGTTGGGTGATTCTGATGATGATATCGTGAGCGTAGCGAAGCTCTTCCGTGGTTAAAGGTCCCTTCGAGGTTTTAATCCGTCTCCAGCGAAGGCACCGTGCAATAATGCGCCGCGTTTTTTCCCACGACGAGTATCTATCTAAGATAGAAGTGTCCACCTGAATTGTGGTCAAGCACAAGGTGGATTTCTGCTCGGGAAGAATACTGGGAGTATTCATTTTCCATGTCGGCCAATGAATTTCTTCCCTCTGTAACCAATCGGGTCCGTGGGTCCAGATGGATGGTCGCAGGAAATCATCTGGTGACTGACCTCGGGATATGAGATCCGCTGGATTATCGTTGGTGGGTACATGTCGCCAGTTTGAAACATCGGTTTTCGATTGTATTTCTGAGACCCTATTTACAACGAACGTTTTTAACAAATGGGGTGAAAATCCTAACCAATTGAGGACGATTGTGGAATCGGTCCAGAAGATAGTGCGCTCGATGGGAATATGTAAGGCTCGTTGTACGGTAACTGCTAATGACGATAGAAGAAGGGCTCCGCAGAGTTCGAGTCGTGGAATGGTTTGTGTTTTCAACGGAGCTACCTTAGATTTAGCAATGAGAATGTTAATTTGAATATCTCCATTAGCATCGATTGAACGAAGATAGATGCAAGCACCATATGCCTTCTAGCTGGCATCGCAAAAGCCATGTAATTCGATTTTGATTGCTGaattaattactgtatttCTATTA
Above is a genomic segment from Augochlora pura isolate Apur16 unplaced genomic scaffold, APUR_v2.2.1 APUR_unplaced_1537, whole genome shotgun sequence containing:
- the LOC144477498 gene encoding uncharacterized protein LOC144477498, with the protein product MLQKIWSMKIDWDESLPMSTHTEWIQYYKQLPLLNNVVFNRNTVAPLKTQTIPRLELCGALLLSSLAVTVQRALHIPIERTIFWTDSTIVLNWLGFSPHLLKTFVVNRVSEIQSKTDVSNWRHVPTNDNPADLISRGQSPDDFLRPSIWTHGPDWLQREEIHWPTWKMNTPSILPEQKSTLCLTTIQVDTSILDRYSSWEKTRRIIARCLRWRRIKTSKGPLTTEELRYAHDIIIRITQQLHFAKELQQIGNNQTGTIKGRLQRLNPFLDQNGILSVGGRLRHSSMPFHQKHPIILPKTNITRLIIESEHRAQLHAGVQASLYAIRTRYWPIDGRSQVWQALKCCIRCRRAHPPPVDYIMGDLPKARVTETRPFTNVGVDYCGPFFIKDRNQRNRKRIKVYVAVFVCLAIKAVHLEVVSDLISEAFIAALRRFIARRGYCCNLYSDNGTNFIGANNELRELRELLRSDDHHNRVQHFLTDRAINWHFIPPRTPHFGGLWEAAVKSFKYHLKRVAGAELFTFENFNTLITEIESVLNSRPLTPISSDPHDLLVLTPGHFLIGDSLTCVRERDFRSTASNRLSSWQHIQKIKQHFWTRWHREYLNELTNRNKWANGSHSIKEGTIVLLREDYVPYIQWPLGRVIKVHPGADGIVRVVTVKTAASMLDRNVKKLAPLPMQADEDNEQPSTSEQPSTSEQPSTHEQLSVSEQASTNSPVPLSGPSTMDQQTSSSS